A stretch of the Desulfobacter sp. genome encodes the following:
- a CDS encoding IS4 family transposase, with translation MTHISVPKKQLRSLNFDNFRCPLIKSLSKAPELQSRGDRPLKMTFEDQINALVYFHLQEHKSARHLIQDLKENVFAKENIAPDGGISRSSFCEAINHRGLEQLQFIFEDLYKQALECHPGEHAELGELVSIDGSLINAVLSMHWANYRKGSKKAKVHCGFDINHGIPNKIFLTEGNGAERTFVPKILSKGQTGVMDRGYQSHKEFDLLQEQGKHFVCRIKTRTTRTIIDNHETPSDSYIFYDALVKLGTPNQNQTKRPVRVVGYKIAGVKYYVATDRHDLTAEQIATIYKLRWTIEDFFKWWKEHLKVYHLIARSEYGLMVQILGGLITYLLLAIHCQKQFNEKVTIKRVRQLRTAILNDLFGCEEQGSHSSNRDNIVKDQKIIEQAKT, from the coding sequence ATGACGCACATCTCAGTCCCTAAAAAACAACTACGGTCCCTGAACTTTGACAATTTCAGGTGCCCTCTGATAAAGTCACTTTCAAAAGCACCGGAATTACAATCTCGAGGAGACCGCCCTTTAAAAATGACATTCGAAGACCAGATAAATGCTTTGGTTTATTTCCATCTTCAGGAGCACAAGTCTGCCCGACATTTAATTCAGGATCTCAAGGAGAATGTTTTTGCTAAAGAAAATATTGCGCCAGACGGTGGTATCAGCCGTAGTAGTTTCTGTGAAGCCATCAATCACAGGGGACTCGAACAACTGCAATTTATCTTTGAGGATCTTTATAAACAGGCTCTTGAGTGTCATCCGGGTGAACACGCCGAGTTAGGAGAGTTGGTTTCCATTGACGGTAGTCTCATAAATGCAGTCCTTTCAATGCACTGGGCGAACTACAGAAAAGGAAGTAAAAAAGCCAAAGTACATTGCGGATTTGACATTAATCACGGAATCCCAAACAAAATCTTTTTGACTGAAGGCAACGGCGCTGAACGCACTTTTGTTCCCAAAATACTTTCCAAGGGGCAAACAGGTGTTATGGATCGTGGATATCAATCCCATAAAGAATTTGACCTGCTTCAGGAGCAAGGCAAACATTTTGTCTGCCGTATAAAAACCAGGACAACAAGAACAATTATTGATAACCACGAGACCCCTTCCGACAGCTACATTTTTTATGATGCACTGGTTAAACTTGGTACTCCGAATCAAAACCAGACGAAAAGGCCTGTTCGGGTTGTTGGCTATAAAATTGCTGGCGTCAAATACTATGTGGCAACTGACAGGCATGATTTAACAGCGGAACAAATAGCAACAATTTATAAACTCCGGTGGACCATTGAGGATTTTTTCAAATGGTGGAAAGAACATCTGAAGGTATATCATCTCATTGCCCGCAGTGAATACGGCCTTATGGTTCAGATTCTTGGCGGCCTTATCACTTACCTGTTACTGGCAATCCATTGCCAAAAACAGTTTAATGAAAAGGTCACGATCAAAAGAGTTCGGCAGCTGCGAACCGCCATTCTAAATGACCTGTTTGGCTGCGAGGAGCAGGGCTCTCATAGTTCAAACAGGGACAATATTGTCAAAGATCAAAAAATTATTGAGCAAGCAAAAACCTAA
- a CDS encoding ABC transporter ATP-binding protein: MKIDIEKVNKAYNHQKENNGLVLKDISFSIDSGDFVIILGESGCGKTTLLNLLAGLETPSSGRICVDGQPICGIHPSRSIIFQQPALIPWLNVWDNVAYGCRIRHDVQDLDYRVSQFLEIMGLTGAAKVKPSQLSLGMAQRVCLARALVGRPSALLLDEPFASLDTFTQAHIQEEMTNLWLSEQFTAVFVTHDIDEALRLGNKIVLLAGEPANVTQIFEIKEPYPRDRQDPTIKELRKKILDRFKHAYLAKRSLI; this comes from the coding sequence TTGAAAATAGATATTGAAAAAGTAAACAAAGCCTACAACCACCAGAAAGAGAACAACGGTCTGGTGCTAAAGGATATTTCCTTTTCCATTGATTCAGGGGATTTTGTTATTATCCTGGGCGAATCCGGATGCGGCAAGACCACCCTGCTCAATTTACTGGCAGGCCTTGAAACCCCGAGTTCAGGACGAATCTGCGTGGACGGCCAGCCCATTTGCGGCATCCACCCGTCAAGGTCCATCATTTTCCAGCAGCCGGCCCTGATTCCCTGGCTCAACGTCTGGGACAATGTGGCCTATGGATGCAGGATCAGACATGATGTTCAGGACCTTGATTACCGGGTGAGTCAATTTTTGGAAATCATGGGACTGACAGGGGCGGCCAAGGTAAAACCCAGCCAGCTTTCCCTTGGCATGGCCCAAAGGGTATGCCTTGCCAGAGCCCTTGTGGGAAGGCCCTCTGCCCTTTTGCTGGACGAGCCATTTGCCTCTTTGGATACCTTTACCCAGGCCCATATCCAGGAAGAGATGACCAATTTATGGCTGTCTGAACAATTCACAGCCGTGTTTGTCACCCACGACATTGACGAAGCCCTCCGCCTGGGAAATAAGATTGTGCTTTTGGCAGGGGAGCCTGCCAATGTCACCCAGATATTTGAAATTAAGGAACCATACCCAAGGGACAGGCAGGATCCGACAATCAAGGAATTGCGGAAAAAAATCCTGGACCGGTTTAAACATGCGTACCTGGCCAAACGGAGCCTGATATAA
- a CDS encoding IS256 family transposase: MTEENTEFDFQKALKGIQEGKPFTGKGGVLTSLIKNLAEAALEGELESHLGQEVSANRRNGKSKKTIKSLDGKFELETPRDRAGTFSPQIVKKHQTTLSDEIERKIIALYGLGMSYNDMASHLQEIYGLEISNATLSTITDKIIHTVKEWQARPLENVYPIVWLDAIHYKVRENGKVGSKAVYTILGVNIEGRKEVLGLYISENEGANFWLQVLTDLSNRGVKDILIACVDGLKGFPEAIETIFPDTEVQLCVVHQIRNSLKYVGSKNKKEFMADLKRVYKAVNKDLAEEELDILENKWNDKYPIVIKSWRNNWERLSHFFKYPEEIRRIIYTTNTIEAVHRQFRKLTKTKGSFPNQDSLLKLLYMGIQNASKKWTMPIQNWSLTISQLAIFFEGRLDKELGI; this comes from the coding sequence ATGACCGAAGAAAACACCGAATTTGATTTTCAAAAAGCCCTTAAAGGCATCCAGGAAGGTAAACCCTTCACAGGTAAGGGCGGCGTCCTTACATCATTAATCAAAAATCTTGCTGAAGCTGCTCTTGAAGGAGAGTTGGAGTCCCATCTCGGGCAGGAAGTTTCTGCCAACCGCCGTAATGGAAAAAGCAAAAAGACCATTAAATCCCTGGATGGTAAATTTGAGCTGGAAACCCCGCGTGACAGGGCCGGAACCTTCTCTCCACAGATCGTCAAAAAACATCAGACAACGCTCAGCGATGAAATTGAAAGAAAGATAATAGCCCTTTACGGCCTGGGCATGAGTTATAATGATATGGCTTCCCATTTACAGGAAATCTATGGACTTGAGATTTCAAATGCCACTCTGAGCACCATTACCGATAAAATCATCCATACCGTCAAAGAATGGCAGGCCAGGCCGTTGGAAAATGTGTACCCAATCGTATGGCTTGATGCCATACATTATAAAGTACGAGAAAACGGAAAGGTCGGCAGCAAGGCCGTTTACACAATTCTTGGGGTGAATATCGAGGGCCGTAAAGAGGTTCTTGGGCTGTACATATCCGAGAATGAGGGTGCGAACTTCTGGCTGCAGGTGTTAACAGACCTTTCAAACCGAGGGGTAAAAGATATCCTGATTGCCTGTGTTGATGGTCTAAAAGGTTTTCCCGAGGCCATTGAGACCATATTCCCGGACACAGAAGTTCAACTCTGCGTAGTCCACCAGATCCGAAATTCATTGAAATACGTTGGTTCCAAAAATAAAAAGGAATTTATGGCAGATCTAAAACGTGTTTATAAAGCGGTCAATAAGGATCTGGCCGAAGAAGAACTGGATATCTTGGAAAATAAATGGAATGACAAATACCCGATTGTGATAAAATCCTGGCGGAACAACTGGGAACGCCTCAGTCATTTCTTTAAATATCCAGAAGAGATTCGACGGATAATATACACCACAAATACCATTGAGGCTGTGCATCGACAGTTTCGAAAACTGACCAAAACAAAGGGATCATTCCCGAACCAGGACAGCCTGTTAAAGCTGCTTTACATGGGGATCCAGAACGCCAGTAAAAAATGGACAATGCCGATTCAAAATTGGTCACTGACAATTTCCCAGTTGGCAATTTTCTTTGAAGGCCGGCTGGATAAAGAGCTGGGAATTTGA
- a CDS encoding ABC transporter substrate-binding protein, with protein MNIPMAMDLFDAGLDICLIMLVHRAGSRMVNHPGINKIGEFQGKSLLIPHTLSVQHMLLHQFMSANGMVLESSATTAGVLAEPVPPRLMPEMMALDQEGDIAGFMTADPYGTLMVDQGYGAPLLTSQDLWENHPCCGFVVEKRLVDKEGSALLDLVRLFFRTAAALDTYTRGIEPLDENILDLAAAFLNQPQTITAEALKASRVKFTPALLLPDPDLLNIVGRYMSDSMGILSGNTDLDGFIKPDLAQKALGELAP; from the coding sequence ATGAATATTCCCATGGCCATGGACCTTTTTGATGCAGGCCTGGACATTTGTCTTATTATGCTGGTCCACAGGGCAGGCAGCCGGATGGTCAATCACCCCGGTATTAACAAAATCGGCGAATTTCAAGGAAAAAGCCTTCTCATTCCCCACACCCTTTCGGTTCAGCATATGCTCCTTCACCAATTCATGTCAGCCAATGGGATGGTTCTGGAATCATCTGCCACCACAGCAGGTGTTTTGGCAGAGCCTGTTCCTCCACGGCTCATGCCCGAAATGATGGCCCTGGACCAAGAGGGAGACATTGCAGGATTCATGACTGCAGACCCCTATGGCACGCTTATGGTTGACCAGGGATATGGCGCCCCCCTGCTCACCTCACAGGATCTTTGGGAAAACCATCCCTGCTGCGGATTTGTTGTTGAAAAAAGGCTTGTGGACAAAGAGGGCAGCGCCCTCCTTGATCTGGTACGCCTCTTTTTCAGGACAGCGGCCGCCCTTGACACTTACACCAGGGGAATTGAACCTTTGGACGAAAATATTCTTGATCTTGCTGCAGCATTTTTAAACCAGCCCCAAACTATTACGGCAGAAGCCCTCAAGGCATCCAGGGTCAAATTCACCCCAGCCCTTTTGCTCCCCGACCCCGACCTTCTCAATATTGTAGGACGTTATATGAGTGATTCCATGGGGATTTTGTCAGGCAATACCGATCTGGACGGTTTTATTAAACCGGATCTTGCACAAAAAGCCCTGGGGGAACTGGCCCCTTGA